DNA from Gemmatimonadota bacterium:
CAGGAGAGCCGGACGGTGTTCTGGAAGAAACCGCAATGCGTCCCGTGAGAAATCTGATTCCCCCATTGAACGAAGCCCAGTGGTTTGAGGGATTGGAGATCGCTGTAAATGAATATGTCCGCGAAGGTGTAACCTCCGTAGTAATCGCCGGCTGTACTCGCCGCGACATTGCCCGACTGCAAACAGCCATCGACAGCGGCAAGCTGCCCATGCGCATGATTTGCATGACCGGGAAAAGCAAGCCGGGTCAGCAGTCAATTCTGGAGGCGAGTGGATTGAAAACGGGCTTTGGAACAGATTGCTTGCGATTGGGCGCGGTAAAAATGTTTCAGGATGGATCAATCCAGGGCTATACGGGATATCTGAGCAAACCCTATCACGAACCATTTATGGGCGATACTCAGTATCGCGGTTATCCCATGCGAAGCCGAGAAGCTCTAATAGAGATGGTGGATGAAGCCCATCGAGCCGGCAAACAGATTGCGATACACGGCAATGGAGACGCGGCAATTGACGATATTTTATCTGCCTATGAACAGGCGCAACAAAAAACGCCGCGCGCAGATACGCGGCATCGCATTGAGCACTGTCAAACGGTGAGAGAAGATCAACTCGATAAAATGCAGACACTGGGCGTGACACCCTCTTTCTTTGTTCAGCACACCTATTACTGGGGCGACCGCCACGAAGCGATCTTTTTGGGACCCGAGCGCGCGCATCGAATCAGCCCATTGAAATCAGCATCTGATCGCGGAATTCGCTTTACCATCCACAACGACTCGCCAGTAACCCCGACCAAATCGCTATTTTCCGTCTGGTCCGCAGTGAACCGTCTCTCGCGCAGTGGGCAGTGTATGGGCGAAGCACAGCGCATTGATTTGGAACTGG
Protein-coding regions in this window:
- a CDS encoding amidohydrolase; the protein is MKAIQSLQPDRVFYNSNLITMADRGGTAVAVLNGSICAVGSDQEIMDLAGPDTERTDLKGKTMLPGFYDTHGHFPSAGLVAVSSVNCNSPPMGPVEKIDDIVQLLAERAKEIPEDQWVLGRGYDDTLLEEKRHPTRADLDRASQNHPICIVHTSGHFASANTYALERAGVHSDTPNPTGGVIRKDLITGEPDGVLEETAMRPVRNLIPPLNEAQWFEGLEIAVNEYVREGVTSVVIAGCTRRDIARLQTAIDSGKLPMRMICMTGKSKPGQQSILEASGLKTGFGTDCLRLGAVKMFQDGSIQGYTGYLSKPYHEPFMGDTQYRGYPMRSREALIEMVDEAHRAGKQIAIHGNGDAAIDDILSAYEQAQQKTPRADTRHRIEHCQTVREDQLDKMQTLGVTPSFFVQHTYYWGDRHEAIFLGPERAHRISPLKSASDRGIRFTIHNDSPVTPTKSLFSVWSAVNRLSRSGQCMGEAQRIDLELAFRAITIDAAWQNFEENVKGSIEVGKLADFVVLESDPFAGDILAIKDIDVMETIVGGKTVYRKA